Below is a window of Pelagicoccus albus DNA.
GGTGCCGGAAATCGTCAGCAAGCAGTTGGGGCTCGATGCGGGGGTTGGCTTGGTAATCGTCGGTGTCGCCGAGGATGGTCCTGCCGCCCAAGCCGGGCTGGAAAAGCACGACATCTTGCTGAAATACGACGACCAGATTTTGATGGCTGTTAAGCAAGGGGTGATGCTGGTTCGCAATGGCGAGATCGGCAGCGAGCATGTGATTACCTACTTGAGAGGCGGTAAGGAGGCCCAAGCGACGGTGGTTATCGGCGAAGGCAAAGCGAAAAAGAAGAGTAGCGATGAGCACGGCTTTTTCATGCCTGCGGTTCCAGCACCGCCAATGCCTCCTATTCCGGCAAGCCTACCAGAGGAGGAGAAGGCGCGCTTGAAGGAGGAGTTCGCACACGTGCAAAAGGAAATCGCGAAGGCCCAAAAGGAAATTGCCCGAGCTCGGGTGGAGATACGCAAGGCAGGCCTGGATGGGGCTATCGAAAGCGCGTTTGTCTACGAGATGGATGACGAGATGGATATGATTCGAAGCGAAGAGCTGCAGACCTTGATCGAGCGAGTTACTCAGGCGGTGGAAAGTGTAGATGGTATGAACGAGCCGACGATCGTCTTCGAGAGCGACGAACAGGTTTTCGAATTCAAGGATGAGGAGGGGAACCGCTATGTCATCGCAGGGGTGGGCGAACAGCGTCAGCTCAGCGTGGTCGATTCGGAAGGCGAAGTTTCCTACTCAGGAGAGCTTGACGAAAAGGCTAAGGAATTGCTGCCCGATCTGGTGAAAAAGCAGCTGCCCCATATCGAAAAGATCGTGGCCACTAAGGCGGTCGATTGGGTAGAGGCTCCAGTGGCTCCGAGCCGCGGGGTAGAGTCTTTTTAGAAGAAAGGAGGGCGGTGGCGCGAGATAGGCGCATCGGCATAGACTACTGATATTTCGATAAGCGAAAAAACCGGACTCGCGAGGAGTCCGGCTTTCTTTTAGATTTGGATTTGGGGCTTGTTGCGGGGGGGTATTGCTTCTGCTCGTTTACTTCATGCGGCGACGCGCTATGAAGAGTCCGAGGAATGAAATTCCGGCTAGAATTGCAGTGGAGCTGTGGTCGGGGATTTTAATGGTTTCCGGCGTGGCTGTACCGAACTTAACCA
It encodes the following:
- a CDS encoding PDZ domain-containing protein — translated: MNMKGNGYGGAIRSLVILLGLALTGFLRAGEELPEPSGKYGYLGVYIEAVPEIVSKQLGLDAGVGLVIVGVAEDGPAAQAGLEKHDILLKYDDQILMAVKQGVMLVRNGEIGSEHVITYLRGGKEAQATVVIGEGKAKKKSSDEHGFFMPAVPAPPMPPIPASLPEEEKARLKEEFAHVQKEIAKAQKEIARARVEIRKAGLDGAIESAFVYEMDDEMDMIRSEELQTLIERVTQAVESVDGMNEPTIVFESDEQVFEFKDEEGNRYVIAGVGEQRQLSVVDSEGEVSYSGELDEKAKELLPDLVKKQLPHIEKIVATKAVDWVEAPVAPSRGVESF